The segment TCGTGATACTATCCATATCGCCAATGATCATATCTGGCCTATATCCGCAAGTGATTAAGGCGTCCGCTCCTCCGTCCACCCCAATTAACACAGGTCGAAAATCGGCAATATACTCGCGCAGCGCTTGCAAATCCTCACGGAACCCGCTGCCCCTCACGACCACGAGCGCATGGCGTCCCTGCAGCGAAGTTTGCAGATCAGGCAAGGGAAGTCGCTGCAAAATCTGCTGTTTTTCCTTGCTGGCATAGGACAACGTATTCTCAATAAATTGCTTCAAGCAGAGCTGCTCATTTTGGAGCGCCCGTTTTCGGCTGTCCTGCCAAGTTTGCCAATCAAATGGTCTGCATGGAATCGGGTCTCCACCCTCATCCCGGACAATCCGGTTCTGCTCAATCGTGATCCGCATGCCTGAGCGAAAAAGGGAAAAATGCTGCTGCCGCACCTCCACAATGGGAATCCCGGCTCGCAACAACATCTCTGCCCCCTTCGCCATAAAGGTGCCGCTCATCGTACAAGATGCATTCACAACCGCTCTGACTTTGGCGGCGATTAAACCTTCAGCAGCCATTTCGTCCAGATCCTCGTGGCACAAGACCGCGATCTCCTTCGTCTGCAGCTGGGGAATGAGCCGTTTCGTGCTTTTATTCACCCGTACCACACCAGACACAGGCTTTTCCAGTTGCCAACGGTACCGCCAACGCATGGAAGGGCCACCTCCGACACCAGCTAGAGTAGGTGAATCTGCATTTTCATCTAGTATGGGATCAAAGCTGGTTCCATATTCCGCACGCATCAAAAAAAAGGCTATTTTTCGAGTCAGTCCGAAAAATAGCCTTTGTTCTGGGAAAGCGGATTCCCTTTTATTCCACAACGAGTGTCGCTACCATCTCGGCATGCCCCAGTCCGCACATAACCGAGCAAACGAGTTCGAAGGTGCCTGGCTTGTCAAATGTCACTTCTACGGAATCGCCGGCATGAATGTCGATGTCATATCCCTCAATCGCCACGCCATGGATGCCTTCCTTGTTCCGCATGGAAACGTTCATCGTTTCGCCAAGCTTGACGTGATATTCCTGTTGGTCAAACTCAAAATTCGAGAGCACAAAGCGAAGTTCATTCTCACCAACTTCCTCCTCTGCCCCTTCCTTCGGCTCGATCATCGTAATCGAGAACACGACTGCTGCTGCGCTGGCTGCAATAAACAATGCAAACATAATCCACTTGTGCATGAATATCCCCCAATTCCTAGTAGTCCGGTTTTATTATTGTAATGGATTCTTGCATGGAATGGTAAGTGTTCCATCGGTCCAAACGTGAAAAATCTGTGACAATTGTTCTTCTCGAAATGAACCTCCATCATTATACCCGATCGCCTCACAACATTCAATTGCTTCACAGTCTTCCTGTTACTATTCCGTGATAA is part of the Xylanibacillus composti genome and harbors:
- a CDS encoding cupredoxin domain-containing protein codes for the protein MHKWIMFALFIAASAAAVVFSITMIEPKEGAEEEVGENELRFVLSNFEFDQQEYHVKLGETMNVSMRNKEGIHGVAIEGYDIDIHAGDSVEVTFDKPGTFELVCSVMCGLGHAEMVATLVVE
- the steA gene encoding putative cytokinetic ring protein SteA: MRWRYRWQLEKPVSGVVRVNKSTKRLIPQLQTKEIAVLCHEDLDEMAAEGLIAAKVRAVVNASCTMSGTFMAKGAEMLLRAGIPIVEVRQQHFSLFRSGMRITIEQNRIVRDEGGDPIPCRPFDWQTWQDSRKRALQNEQLCLKQFIENTLSYASKEKQQILQRLPLPDLQTSLQGRHALVVVRGSGFREDLQALREYIADFRPVLIGVDGGADALITCGYRPDMIIGDMDSITNEALLCGAEIIVHAYPNGHAPGMQRVKRLGIWARSVPASGTSEDLAMRLAYEKGAALIVTLGTHTHMIDFLEKGRKGMASTLLVRMKIGDKLVDAKGVSKLYRKRPRLRHLWLIPTASLFPFTMLAVIHPQFRELLSAAWLLMKGTLA